CGCACTCAATATTCTCGAAGAAACCGGTGTCGCCGTCCACAGCACCAAAGCCCTTGATCTACTCGAAGCGGCGGGCGCCAGAGTTGATCGTTCGCTGCCGCGCGCCTGGCTGCCGAAAAGCATGGTCGAAGATGCTATCGCCAGCGCACCATCCAAAGTGGAGTTGTTCGGACGTAAACCAGAGCATCATCTAACGCTGGGGGGTAAACAGGTTTACCTGGGCACAGGCGGCACAACGATCAATGTGCTCGATCTGGATGGTGTAAAGCGAAAATCTTCCGTGCTGGATTGCCATCAGATTCCGCGCCTGGTGGATGCGCTCGAAAATGTGCATTTCATTGTTTTGCCGGTCTACCCCAACGAGTTGACCGAAGAAAACGCCGATGTGAACCGTTTTTACGGCGGCTTGCGCAACAGCAGCAAACATATTATGGGTGGTATGTACTCGCTGCAGGGCACGCTGGATGTGATCCACATGGCCGAGATGATCGCCGGAGGGCCTGAGGCATTGCGTAACGAGCCGATGGTCTCGTTTATTACGCTGATGATTAGCCCGTTGTTGGTGGATGAGACTTATGGCGATATCATGATCGAAGTGGCGCGGCGGGGACTCCCCCTGGCGGTGCCCTGTGAACCTATGACGGGATCAACCTCCCCGGTGACGTTGGCTGGAAACCTGGCCATGTTCGCCGCCGATACCCTGGCCGGGGTGACGCTGACGCAACTCGCCAACCCGGGCACGCCCGTATTGAGCGGTTATGTGGGCACGATCACCGATCTGCGCACGATGGGCTATCTCTCCGGGGCGATTGAGAGCGGCTTGCTCAACGCGGGGGCAGCGCAACTGGCGCAACATTGGAACCTGCCCTTCTACGCCACCGCCGGAATGAGCGACTCGAAAACGATTGACGTGCAAACTGGCTACGAAAGCGCCATGACTACGCTGCTGGTAGCACTCTCCGGGGCGAATTATATTCACGATGCGGCGGGCTTAATGGAATTTGCGATGGTCGCAAGCTACGAGAAATATGTGATTGATAACGAGATCATCGGCATGGCTTTGCGGGCGTTACGCGGGATTGAAGTCACGCCCGAAACAATTGCCGCCGATCTGATTCATGAAGCCGGTCCTGGCGGGTATTTCCTGAAAGCGAAACACACGGTCAAGCACATGCGGTCAGAATTTTTCTTCCCGCAAATCAGCGACCGCAACTTGCGCGAAGATTGGTTGGAAATGGGTGCGCTGGATGCGCGCCAACGCGCCAACCTGCGGGCGCGAGAAATCCTGAACGAGCATCGACCTGAACCCATCCCCGCGGCGATTGACGAAATAATTCGCGCCGAATTTGATGTAATCATGCCAGAACTCTAATCGGATACAGACAACAAAAAAGAACCTCTGGGAAATTCGATCCAGAGGCTCTTTTTTCATTCTCGATTTACGGGGCGGCTTTCAAATCGGTAATAATTTTCTCGGCCTGGGCAATCAGTTCCGGATCTTCGCTGGCCACCAGTACCATCTCGAAATCATCAATCGCCTTGTAGCGATATCCGCTCTGGTAGTAAGCTACAGCCCGGTTATAGTATGCCTGTCCCAACTCG
Above is a genomic segment from Chloroflexota bacterium containing:
- a CDS encoding trimethylamine methyltransferase, with translation MKSNPTSTGGILGGQYQPLSKYDIELLHQSALNILEETGVAVHSTKALDLLEAAGARVDRSLPRAWLPKSMVEDAIASAPSKVELFGRKPEHHLTLGGKQVYLGTGGTTINVLDLDGVKRKSSVLDCHQIPRLVDALENVHFIVLPVYPNELTEENADVNRFYGGLRNSSKHIMGGMYSLQGTLDVIHMAEMIAGGPEALRNEPMVSFITLMISPLLVDETYGDIMIEVARRGLPLAVPCEPMTGSTSPVTLAGNLAMFAADTLAGVTLTQLANPGTPVLSGYVGTITDLRTMGYLSGAIESGLLNAGAAQLAQHWNLPFYATAGMSDSKTIDVQTGYESAMTTLLVALSGANYIHDAAGLMEFAMVASYEKYVIDNEIIGMALRALRGIEVTPETIAADLIHEAGPGGYFLKAKHTVKHMRSEFFFPQISDRNLREDWLEMGALDARQRANLRAREILNEHRPEPIPAAIDEIIRAEFDVIMPEL